Proteins from a single region of Weeksella virosa DSM 16922:
- a CDS encoding superoxide dismutase, which yields MSFELKKLPYAFDALEPYIDAKTMEIHHDKHHAAYTNNLNAAIEGTDLANATIEEILAKGTDKPAVRNNGGGFYNHNLFWDIMTPGGSKQPVGNVAKAIDEAFGSFDAFKDEFSKAAATRFGSGWAWLVKKDGKVVVSSTPNQDNPLMPVADVQGFPILGIDVWEHAYYLKYQNKRPDYIEAFFSVINWDKVEELFNNN from the coding sequence ATGTCATTTGAATTAAAAAAACTTCCTTATGCATTTGATGCATTAGAACCTTATATCGACGCCAAAACCATGGAGATTCACCATGATAAGCATCATGCTGCCTATACTAATAATCTAAATGCAGCTATTGAAGGGACAGATTTGGCAAACGCTACAATCGAAGAAATTTTGGCAAAAGGAACCGACAAGCCTGCTGTACGTAACAATGGAGGCGGCTTCTACAATCACAATTTATTTTGGGATATTATGACGCCAGGAGGAAGCAAACAGCCCGTAGGGAATGTGGCCAAAGCAATCGATGAAGCATTTGGTTCTTTTGACGCTTTCAAAGATGAATTTTCTAAGGCTGCTGCAACTCGTTTCGGTTCTGGTTGGGCTTGGTTAGTGAAAAAAGATGGTAAGGTGGTTGTAAGCTCAACACCAAATCAAGACAATCCTTTGATGCCGGTTGCAGATGTTCAGGGCTTCCCTATTTTGGGTATTGATGTATGGGAGCATGCATATTATTTGAAATATCAAAACAAAAGACCAGATTATATCGAAGCTTTTTTCAGTGTAATCAATTGGGATAAAGTAGAAGAATTATTTAATAATAATTAA
- a CDS encoding carboxypeptidase regulatory-like domain-containing protein: MNKLLLSLSFFLSFMMVVFGQTKVHGVVKNGSTEKEVYNLNVKLEGLYEEMVTTDRIGYFQFMNVPNGSYTLRVNGPNYDPYLIEFTVSGERDLDLGDLFINYNPASAEVGLITLSDDEVSSEESSQASSAGLLQSSKDIFASVTAYELGAYWFKPRGYDNKYSDIHFNGIRMNKIDNGRATFNNWGGLNDVTRRPQELTYGIDPAETAFGDIGGVTNFDTRPSTMRKGFGLAYSVSNRSYRQRVMLTYNSGLSEKGWAWMISGSKRWAEEGVIEGTFYDAYALFIGAEKKFNEHHTLNFTAFGAPNRRAGGSPNTQEIIDIKGIHYNAYWGWQDGDKRSERVRKTFEPVFQLTHHWNINPKSRLTTTLSYQFGEDSGTRLDWFAASNPSPSYYRNAPSYHLWKTGANEADYNAQLDKWKTGKVGQIDWNSLYQANYAMYYNSNEKERGRAVYWLAKDVTADKVYAFNSNFKSQLTDKIDLVVAFAYQHTESEMYREVDDLMGAQYVSNDDDYANNTKRRSYNMLDPDYVAREGGRYEYNYEVVRNFADLFIQTKLKGDLVDFTLGAHASYTDFFRDGKYQHYLYTNNSYGKSKTYDFFNFGVKTQFLFKLNGRNFVSLNGQYSTEAPTADEVFPNARLHDISIASIDNAKIYTGDLSYIYRAPRIKGRITAFYTKIEDETEKSFGYIDGRQGPTGSNTYFAAEVLTGVDKQHLGGEFAIEAQVTPTIKTSLVVAAGQHTYTNNPDYYLFSDDLMDPTTGTGEAYKNFGNTYLKDHFVAAGPQVGGSLGVEYRDPKYWWVGASANYLGNNYIDMAAYRRTRHVFEGYSGPVTEEGLKMIFDQTKTSDEFMFNLNAGFSKRIGKYYALISGTVNNVFDNKEYITGGFEQLRLGSYTNAINPNYQKNIGPKYWYGIGRSYFVNLIFRF; this comes from the coding sequence ATGAATAAATTATTATTAAGTCTTTCATTCTTCTTGTCTTTTATGATGGTCGTGTTCGGACAAACAAAAGTACATGGAGTAGTGAAAAATGGTAGCACGGAAAAGGAAGTTTACAACCTGAACGTGAAGCTGGAAGGCTTGTACGAGGAAATGGTAACAACCGATCGGATAGGATATTTCCAGTTTATGAATGTCCCGAATGGCTCGTACACCCTACGAGTAAATGGGCCAAATTATGATCCTTATCTTATAGAATTTACCGTAAGTGGAGAAAGGGATTTGGATTTAGGAGACCTATTTATCAATTACAATCCTGCTTCTGCCGAAGTTGGGCTTATTACATTGAGTGACGATGAAGTTTCTTCAGAGGAATCTTCTCAGGCATCGAGTGCAGGTCTATTACAATCATCGAAAGACATCTTTGCAAGTGTAACCGCCTATGAGCTAGGAGCATATTGGTTTAAGCCACGAGGCTATGATAATAAGTACAGCGATATCCATTTTAATGGTATTCGGATGAATAAAATAGACAATGGCCGAGCAACCTTCAATAACTGGGGAGGTTTGAATGATGTAACTCGTCGTCCACAAGAATTAACTTATGGGATAGACCCTGCAGAAACAGCATTTGGTGATATTGGTGGGGTAACCAATTTCGATACTCGTCCTTCGACAATGCGCAAAGGATTTGGTTTGGCTTATTCAGTATCGAACCGTTCTTACCGTCAGCGCGTAATGTTAACTTACAATTCTGGATTGTCTGAAAAAGGATGGGCTTGGATGATTTCTGGTTCTAAGAGATGGGCAGAAGAAGGAGTAATCGAAGGTACTTTTTATGATGCTTATGCACTTTTCATCGGAGCGGAGAAAAAATTCAACGAACATCATACCTTGAATTTTACGGCTTTTGGAGCACCAAATCGTCGAGCAGGAGGATCGCCAAACACACAAGAGATTATCGATATCAAAGGAATTCATTACAATGCCTATTGGGGGTGGCAAGATGGAGATAAACGAAGTGAACGCGTTCGTAAAACATTCGAACCAGTATTTCAATTAACACATCACTGGAATATCAACCCAAAATCGAGATTAACGACTACACTTTCTTACCAATTTGGTGAAGACAGTGGAACACGATTAGATTGGTTTGCAGCTAGCAACCCATCGCCATCATACTACAGAAATGCACCAAGTTACCATTTATGGAAAACAGGAGCAAATGAAGCCGACTACAATGCCCAACTAGACAAATGGAAAACGGGTAAGGTAGGACAAATCGACTGGAACAGCTTATACCAAGCAAACTACGCAATGTATTATAACTCAAACGAAAAAGAAAGAGGGCGTGCAGTTTATTGGTTAGCAAAAGATGTTACGGCAGATAAAGTATATGCATTTAACTCCAACTTCAAGTCGCAATTAACCGATAAAATAGATCTAGTAGTTGCATTCGCCTATCAGCATACCGAATCGGAAATGTACCGCGAAGTAGACGATCTAATGGGAGCACAATACGTATCGAATGATGATGATTACGCCAACAACACAAAACGCAGAAGCTACAACATGCTCGACCCTGATTATGTAGCTCGTGAAGGTGGTCGTTATGAGTATAACTATGAAGTGGTTAGAAATTTTGCAGACTTATTTATCCAAACGAAATTGAAAGGAGATTTGGTAGATTTCACTTTAGGAGCACATGCTTCGTACACAGATTTCTTCCGTGATGGAAAATATCAACATTATTTATACACGAATAATTCGTATGGAAAAAGTAAAACGTATGACTTTTTCAATTTTGGTGTAAAAACTCAATTCTTATTCAAACTAAACGGTCGTAACTTCGTTTCGTTGAATGGGCAATATTCTACCGAAGCACCTACAGCAGACGAAGTATTCCCAAATGCTCGTCTTCACGATATAAGTATTGCTTCAATCGATAATGCAAAAATCTATACCGGAGATCTTAGCTATATCTATCGTGCACCAAGAATCAAAGGACGTATAACAGCATTCTACACCAAAATAGAAGACGAAACAGAAAAATCTTTTGGCTATATCGATGGACGTCAAGGGCCAACAGGTTCTAATACTTACTTCGCTGCAGAAGTTCTTACAGGAGTAGACAAACAACATCTCGGAGGAGAATTTGCGATCGAAGCACAGGTAACACCAACCATCAAAACCTCATTAGTAGTAGCTGCTGGTCAACACACCTATACAAATAATCCTGACTATTATTTATTTTCTGATGATTTAATGGATCCAACCACAGGAACAGGTGAAGCCTACAAAAACTTTGGAAATACTTACCTCAAAGATCACTTTGTTGCAGCTGGTCCACAAGTTGGGGGGTCATTAGGTGTAGAATATCGTGACCCTAAATATTGGTGGGTAGGAGCATCTGCAAACTATTTAGGAAACAACTATATCGATATGGCAGCGTATAGAAGAACCCGTCATGTATTCGAAGGGTATTCTGGACCAGTTACCGAGGAAGGCCTGAAAATGATTTTCGATCAAACCAAGACTTCAGACGAATTCATGTTCAACCTAAATGCAGGTTTCTCTAAACGTATTGGCAAATACTACGCACTTATCAGTGGTACTGTAAACAATGTTTTCGATAATAAAGAATACATTACTGGAGGATTCGAGCAATTACGTCTAGGTTCTTACACCAATGCAATCAACCCGAATTATCAGAAAAACATCGGGCCAAAATATTGGTATGGAATCGGACGATCTTATTTTGTCAATTTAATTTTTAGATTTTAA
- a CDS encoding nucleoside deaminase, which produces MENIFSDEYFMRKALQEAQVAFDRDEIPVGALIVSQNKIIAKTHNLTETLTDVTAHAEMQAITSAANYLGGKYLKDCTLYVTLEPCVMCAGALYWSQISRIVIGASDEKRGFRSQLVKLHPKTQITEGVLAKESTELIQKFFKDKR; this is translated from the coding sequence ATGGAAAATATTTTTTCGGATGAATATTTTATGCGGAAAGCTTTACAAGAAGCACAAGTAGCTTTTGATCGAGATGAAATTCCGGTTGGTGCTTTGATTGTCAGTCAGAATAAAATCATAGCTAAAACACACAATCTCACCGAAACCCTAACCGATGTTACCGCACATGCAGAAATGCAAGCAATTACGTCAGCAGCGAATTACTTGGGAGGTAAATACCTGAAAGATTGTACGCTCTATGTAACCCTAGAGCCTTGTGTAATGTGTGCGGGAGCTCTGTATTGGAGTCAGATTTCGAGAATAGTTATTGGTGCATCAGATGAGAAAAGAGGTTTCCGCTCGCAACTTGTAAAACTTCATCCCAAAACCCAAATTACAGAAGGTGTATTGGCCAAAGAAAGTACCGAACTAATACAAAAGTTTTTTAAGGATAAACGTTAA
- the folB gene encoding dihydroneopterin aldolase, producing the protein MGIIILENIKIYANHGCLDEEARIGSDYLIDLEVEGDFTKASESDELVDALDYVQLNQIVKEEVGQRSKLLEHVAHRILERIGNELIAAKWAKVKLSKLNPPIGGHVEKVSVVMEKKYE; encoded by the coding sequence ATGGGGATTATTATTTTAGAAAATATAAAAATCTATGCTAACCACGGATGCTTAGATGAAGAAGCAAGAATTGGCTCTGATTATTTGATTGATCTTGAGGTGGAAGGTGATTTTACCAAAGCAAGTGAGTCTGATGAGTTGGTGGATGCGTTGGATTATGTGCAGCTTAACCAAATCGTAAAAGAGGAGGTAGGACAGCGCTCGAAGTTATTAGAACATGTGGCACATAGAATTTTAGAGCGCATTGGGAACGAGTTGATTGCGGCAAAATGGGCAAAGGTAAAGTTATCCAAACTCAATCCGCCGATTGGTGGACATGTAGAAAAAGTGAGTGTAGTGATGGAAAAAAAGTACGAATAG
- a CDS encoding DUF5689 domain-containing protein, whose amino-acid sequence MYNIKQFFPSIAFAVAALSLNSCVQDDDYKMPPIDCLEVTKATHTLADVFALVGDGQYKFPDNQDYIVDGYVISSDETGNFYKTFSIQDKVSNPTYGVQIETEALNLYSKYPLYAKVQVNLKGLIAGMDRGVLKIGVDDPSTTYMIDRMPEEVLTKNVAKFCYQGETPVPTVYENLKDALKDEHINTLVTIKNIQFLDPKGDATYGDVTNNPPKTLNRKLVDRLGKTVDLRNSGFAKWAGNELPEGSGEITVIVSKYGTSYQLYIRDTDDVKFDQPRFGDTGGGGNEGGSSSEAANFLFAGADFEDWTTFLGSLNRFGLGKDLAVQGIGLGRDGSNAFHLNGTTLDTNPYVFTVNAGTLTIPEKTTKITLWVKGAANKSLSFNVYTTDGTIFFNAGEFGSQDISLNPARNNQYIGAVNTNNEWRLITLNINGLTLNKTGDLFALKAGSKTKYDIIIDNIKVE is encoded by the coding sequence ATGTATAATATCAAACAATTTTTTCCCAGTATAGCATTTGCCGTTGCTGCGCTTTCTCTCAATTCTTGCGTTCAGGACGACGATTATAAAATGCCACCTATCGACTGTTTAGAAGTTACAAAAGCAACTCATACCCTAGCAGATGTTTTCGCTTTAGTTGGAGATGGGCAATATAAATTCCCAGATAACCAAGACTACATCGTAGACGGGTATGTGATCAGTTCGGATGAAACTGGTAACTTCTACAAAACATTTTCTATCCAAGATAAAGTTTCAAACCCTACGTACGGAGTCCAAATCGAAACCGAAGCTTTGAACCTATATAGCAAATATCCTTTATATGCAAAAGTACAAGTAAACCTAAAAGGATTAATTGCTGGAATGGATAGAGGAGTTCTAAAAATTGGAGTAGATGATCCTTCTACAACCTACATGATAGATCGTATGCCCGAAGAAGTTCTTACCAAAAACGTAGCTAAATTCTGCTATCAAGGAGAAACTCCTGTACCGACCGTTTACGAAAACTTGAAAGACGCCCTGAAAGATGAGCACATCAACACATTAGTAACCATCAAAAATATCCAATTCTTGGATCCTAAAGGAGATGCTACCTATGGTGATGTTACCAATAATCCACCAAAAACACTCAACAGAAAATTGGTAGACCGTTTAGGAAAAACTGTAGACTTACGAAACAGTGGATTTGCAAAGTGGGCTGGTAACGAATTACCAGAAGGATCAGGCGAAATTACCGTAATAGTAAGTAAATACGGTACCAGTTATCAACTGTACATACGTGACACCGATGACGTAAAATTCGATCAACCACGTTTTGGTGACACCGGAGGTGGAGGAAACGAAGGAGGATCGAGTTCTGAAGCAGCCAACTTCTTATTTGCGGGAGCAGACTTTGAAGACTGGACTACTTTTCTCGGTTCACTTAACCGTTTCGGACTTGGAAAAGATTTAGCAGTACAAGGAATCGGATTAGGTAGAGATGGATCTAATGCATTTCATCTAAACGGCACAACCTTAGATACCAACCCATACGTATTTACCGTAAACGCTGGTACGCTTACCATCCCAGAAAAAACAACAAAAATTACGCTTTGGGTAAAAGGAGCTGCCAACAAATCACTTTCATTTAACGTGTATACGACCGATGGTACAATTTTCTTTAACGCAGGAGAATTTGGTTCACAGGACATTTCATTAAATCCTGCCAGAAACAACCAATATATAGGCGCTGTAAACACTAACAACGAGTGGCGTTTGATAACATTAAACATCAATGGTTTAACGCTCAATAAAACAGGTGATTTATTTGCACTTAAAGCAGGATCAAAAACAAAATACGATATAATTATCGATAACATCAAAGTAGAATAA